The genomic interval CGGCACACCCCGAGGTCCGGTGGATGCCGCGCTGTCCGAGGGCAAGACCGTGCTGCTCGAGATCGACCTGCAGGGTGCGCGTCAGGTGCGGGCTGCCGAACCATCGGCATCCCTGGTCTTTCTGCTGCCGCCGACCTGGGACGAACTCGTGAACCGGCTGGTCGGACGCGGTACCGAGGACGCCGAGGAGCGCGCCCGTCGCCTGCGCACCGCCCGCACCGAACTCGCCGCACAGAACGAGTTCGATTACGTCGTCGTGAACGCCGACGTCGCGACAGCGGCTGAAGAGGTCGTAGAATTGTCCTCAGGCTCTGCGCGCTGAGCATTCGGCGCGCCAGCATCCAACGATTTAGCGACACGTCGTCAACCGACAACAGCGTCGCCCGACCAGGAGGTCCACTATGGCTGGAACCAACCAGGGCATCATCGACCCGCCCATCGACAACCTTCTCGAGCGCGTCGAGTCGAAGTACGAACTCGTCATCTACGCATCCAAGCGCGCGCGTCAGATCAACGACTACTACTCCGACCTGCACGAGGGCAACCTGTTCGACAACGTCGGACCGCTGGTCGACTCGTCCGTCGAGGACAAGCCGCTCACCATCGCCCTGCACGAGATCAACGAAGACAAGCTTCGCATCCGTCACGCTGAGTGACCTCTGCCATGTGAGCCGCCGACGTCCGCAATCGGATGTCGGCGGCTTCATGCACACTGGCAGCAACAACCTGGCGCCCGGCCGAACCCGGCTCCGCCCGAATCTCCCGATCTGGAGTACCGATGAGCGCGCTGCGTCTGTTCACGTCCGAGTCCGTCACCGAGGGACACCCTGACAAGATCTGCGACCAGATCTCCGACAGCGTCCTCGACGGACTGCTCGCGGTCGATCGCGACTCCCGCGTAGCCGTCGAGACCCTCGTCACCACGGGCCTCGTGCACGTCGCCGGCGAGATCCGCACCGACGGCTACGTCGACATCCCCACGATTGTGCGCGATGTCGTCAACGGCATCGGCTACACCTCCAGCGACACCGGCTTCGACGGCTCGTCATGTGGTGTCACGGTCTCGGTCGGCGAGCAGTCCAGCGACATCGCCCAGGGCGTCGACCAGGCGCAGGAGCACCGTGATGGCACGTCGACCGATCCGCGCGACCTGCTCGGCGCCGGCGACCAGGGAATCATGTTCGGCTACGCCACCAATGAGACTCCCCAGCTGATGCCGATGGCCGCCTGGACGGCGCACCGCATCGCCGAGCGCCTCACCGAGGTGCGCCGCTCCGGTGAGCTGGACTTCCTGCGCCCCGACGGCAAGACCCAGGTCACGCTGGGCTACGAGGGGTTCACCCCGAAGACCATCGACGCGGTCGTCGTGTCGACCCAGCATCACCCCGACATCTCGCAGGACGAGCTGCGCGGACTCGTGCGGGCGAAGGTCATCGACCCCGTGCTCGCGCAGACCGGTCTGGATCTGGCATCCGATCTGAAGTACTACATCAACCCCGCCGGCCCCTTCGTCATCGGCGGTCCGAAGGGCGACGCCGGTCTCACCGGCCGCAAGATCATCATCGACACCTACGGCGGGGCGGCACGCCACGGCGGGGGCGCGTTCAGCGGCAAGGACCCGTCGAAGGTCGACCGCTCCGGCGCCTACGCGATGCGCTGGGTGGCGAAGAACGTCGTCGCGGCCGGACTCGCCGACCGCGCCGAAGTGCAGGTCGCCTACGCCATCGGCGTCGCACGCCCCGTCGGCCTGTACGTCGAGACCTTCGGCACCGGCAAGGTGGACGAAGAGGTCATCATCCGCGCGATCACCGACGTGTTCGACCTGCGCCCGCAGGCGATCATCGAAGAACTCGATCTGCTGCGCCCCATCTACGCGCAGACCGCGGCCTACGGGCACTTCGGTCGTGAGCTGCCGGACTTCACCTGGGAGCGCACCGACCGGGCAGAAGACCTGCGCCGCGCCGCCGGCGTCTGAAGGCCGTCGTGGCGACGTCGTCTGATGGCGCGCACGCGCGCGGCCGGCGCATCGCACGCGTGCTCATCGACTCGCCGCTGCCGCAGCTGGACCGTCTGTTCGACTACGCCCTGCCGGATGAGCTGGGCGATGTCGAACCTGGCGTGCGCATCAAAGCGCCGCTGCGCACCGCTGGGCGCGTGATCGACGGGTACATCGCCGAGATCGATGTCGAACCGGATGCCGCGCGCACGCTCTCCGAGGTGGAGAGCGTCGTATCTCCCGTGGTCGTGATGCCGGACCGGCTGTACCGCCTCGCACGTCGCGTGGCCGACCGCGCGGCCGGGTCCGCCTCGGATGTGCTGCGCCTGGCGATCCCGAAGCGGCAGGTCCGGGTGGAGAAGTCCTGGCACGCCGTGCAGGACGCCCCCACCGTGTCGGAAGATGCCGTCGCCGGGGCCCGCGAGGTCGTCGCGGCGTACGGCGGACTGGCCGACGTGATCGCCGCCCGCGGGCGTGCGGCCGTCGAGGCGATCCCGGTGCAGGACGGCAGCATCCCGGGCTGGGCGAGGCTGCTCGCGGCGACCGCAGCGCTTCAACTCGCAGAGGCGCGCTCCAGCATCCTCGTCGTGCCCGACTATCGCGATCAGGAGCTGCTGCTCACAGCGCTCGAAGCAGTGCTGCCGGCCGATGCCATCGTGCGGCACGACGCGCGCCAGCCGAACCCCGACCGGTACCGCGCGTTCCTGCGCACGCTGGATGAGGCGCCGTGCGTGGTCGTCGGCAACCGCTCGGCGGTCTACTCGCCGGCGCAGGCCGGTCTCGTGGCCATCTGGGATGACGGCGACGCACTGCTGGCAGAGCCGCTCGCGCCCTACGTGCACGCACGGGATGCCGCACTGGTGCGCCAGGAGCACGAGGGCAGTGCGCTGCTGCTGGTGGGCCACACCCGCTCCACCGACGCCGAGCGCCTGGTCGTGAACGGCTGGATGCAGGACGTCACGGCTGTGCGGCGGGTGATCCCGAAGGTGAAGCTCAGCACCCCGCAGGAATTGGAGCAGACGGCGCAGCGTGTGCCATCAAGCGCATTCGCCGCGGCGCGTGCGGCGACGGCCGAGGGCCCCGTGCTGGTGCAGGTGGCTCGCCCCGGCTTCGCGCCGACTCTCGTGTGCGCCACCTGCCGTGCGCCGGCGCGCTGCACGCACTGCGGGGGACCACTTGGAGCCAGGCGACGCGGCGCGGTTCCGCTCTGCGGCTGGTGCGGCCGATCCGCGAACTCGTGGCGGTGCGACCAGTGCGACTCAGACAAGGTGCGCCTGGCCTCCTCAGGCACCGAGCGCACCGCCGATGAGCTCGGCCGGGCTTTCCCCGGCGTGCGCGTGATCGTCTCGGACGGCGCCCATCCCGTGCAGCACGTCGACGCGAAGCCGGCTCTCGTGATCGCCACGCGCGGGGCCGAGCCCGTCGCCGACGGGGGATACCGTGCGGTCATCCTGCTCGACGGGGCACGGATGCTGCAGGCACCGGAGCTGCGCATCGGCGAATCCTGCCTGCGGTGGTGGAGCAATGCCACCGCGCTGGCGGCCCCGGGCGCCCCCGTGCATCTGGTGGGTGTGAACGGACCGGTCGCGCGGGCGCTTGCCACCTGGAGCCCTGCTGCCTACGCGCGCAGCGAGCTGGAGTCCCGCGCACCACTGCACATGCCCCCGACGACCCGTGTGGCGCAGATCGACGGTCTGCCTGCCTCAGTGCGCGCTGCGCTCGGACGGCTCGCCGAGATCGGCGTGGGCGGCGAGGCCGTGCTCGGGCCGGTGCCTGTGGGCGATGACGGGCGCGTGCGCGCCCTGGTGCGCTTCGGCTACGGCGCTGGACAGACCGTCGCGGCCGCCATGCGCGCCGCGGTCGTCGCCGAGGCCGCGGCAGGTCGGCGAGGGCGCGGCCGAACGCGGGTGCCCCTCGCGGTGCACCTCGATATCCTCGAACCAGACATCTGACCGTCAGCACCATCCTCACTCACAGACTCACCATCCGGAGAACCTTCATGCGCCTCGTCTTCGCCGGCACACCCGCTGCCGCGGTCCCGACGCTCCGCGCCCTCGCCGCCCAGCACGAGATCGCCGCCGTGGTCACCCGACCCGACGCGCCCCTGGGCCGCAAGCGCGTGCTCACCCCGTCCCCTGTCGCCGCCGCGGCCGAAGAGCTCGGATTGCCGGTGATCAAGGCCGCTCGGCTCGACACCGAAGCCACTGAGCGCATCTCCGCCCTGCTCGCCGACCTCGGCGTGATCGTCGCGTACGGCGGCATCGTGCGTGAGCCGCTGCTGTCTGCGCCTGCGCACGGCTGGATCAACCTGCACTTCTCGCTGCTGCCGCAGTGGCGTGGCGCCGCACCCGTGCAGCGCGCCTTGATCGCCGGTGATGCGGAACTCGGCGTGAGCGTGTTCCAGCTCGTGCCTGCCCTCGACGCCGGCGACGTGTTCGCGATGCGCACCGTCGCGATGCCGTCGGATGCCACGGCAGATGCCGCCCTCGAGATCCTCGCGCTCGACGGCGCGGCGCTGACCTCAGACGTGGTGGCCGCGATCGCCGCCGGCACTGCTGTGGCCAGCGCGCAGACGGGTGAAGTGAGCCTGGCTCCCAAACTCGCGCTCGAGGACGGGCTGATGGACTGGACCCAGCCCGTCGAGGCACTGTACGCGCGGTTCCGCGGCGTCACCCCTGAGCCCGGGGCGCACACCACGGTCGACGGCGCACGGCTGAAGATCCTGAGCGCGGCCCCGATGGCATCCGACGCTCCCGATCTCGCCCCCGGTGAGCTGCTCGGCACCAAGAACGGCGTCCTGATCGGCACCGCCACCACGCCCCTGGCCGTCACGCGCGTGCAGCCGGCCGGCAAGGGGGCGATGAACGCCGCGGACTGGTGGCGCGGACTGCGCGACAGTGACGGAATGAAGGCAGGATCATGAGCAGCACGAGCATCCAGCCGGCCCGGTGGGTCGCCTACGACGTGATCCGCGCGGTCTCCGACGACGACGCCTACGCCAACCTGCTGCTGCCGAAGCTGATCGGCGAGGCTGGACTCAACACGGCAGACGCAGCGCTGGCGACCGAACTCGCCTACGGCACTCTGCGTCGCCGCGGCACCTACGACGCGATCATCGCCGAGGCCGCAGGGCGTCCTGTCGACGAGATCGACCCTCCGGTGCTCGATGCACTGCGTCTCGGCGCGCATCAGCTGCTCGCCACGCGCGTCGCGGCGCACGCGGCCGTCAACGAATCGGTGAATCTCGTCGCCGCAGAAGTGGGACGCGGTGCATCCGGCTTCGCGAACGCGGTGCTGCGACGGATCGGACGCGATGACGCGCACACCTGGCAGCAGCGCATCGAGAGCATGGCGCGATCCGACGACGAGCGCCTCGCGCTGCGGACCGCGCACCCGGTCTGGGTGATCCGCGCCCTGCGGCGTTCGCTGGATGCCGAGGGGCGAGTCGATGAGCTCGAAGACCTGCTGCACGCCGACAACGTCTCCCCGGAGGTGACGCTCGCGGCGCTGCCGGGGCTGGCGGAGCCAGGAGAGCCGCGCCGCCCATACGCCCGGACCGCATTCGCCTCACCTGGTGGCGACCCTCGCGAGGCGATTGCGCATGCGTCAGGCACGATCCGCGTGCAGGATGAGGGCTCGCAGCTGGTCGCCCTCGCTGTGGCCGCCGCCGCTCCGGTGCGAGCGGGGGAGCGCTGGCTGGACCTCTGCGCCGGCCCTGGCGGCAAGACCGCGATACTCGCCGCGCTCGCACTCGAATCCGGCGCGCAGCTGGAGGCCAACGAGGTCGTCTCGACTCGAGCCGGGCTGGTCAGAGGGGCCGTGAAGCCCCTGCCCATCGACGTGCCAGTGCACGAGCAGGACGGCAGGGAGCTCGCGGCTCAGCATCCATCCTCCTTCGACCGCATCCTGGTCGACGCACCCTGCACAGGTCTCGGCGCGCTGCGCCGCCGGCCGGAGGCGCGCTGGCGCAAGTCGCCGTCTGACGTGCCAGAGCTCGTCACGCTGCAGACCCAGCTGCTGGATGCTGCGATCGATGCTCTTGCCCCTGGCGGGATCGTGGCCTACGCGACCTGCTCGCCGCACCTGGCCGAGACCACCGGTGTCGTCTCAGAGGTGCTGCGACGACGCGGCGATGTGATCGAACTCGACGCGCGGGCCGTGATGGCGGAGGTCGCCGAAGCGCCGATCGACCTCGCGGCACGCGGCACAGATGAGCCGGGCGCGCTCAGCGCCCAGCTGTGGCCGCACCGGCACGGTACCGACGCGATGTTCCTCGCGCTGCTGCAGCGGAGGACGGACCAGCCAGACGAGCCAGAACAGCGAGAAGGAGACCAATGACATGACGAACCCGACCCCCGCCGCTCCGCGCATCAACCCCAGCATCCTCGCCGCCGATTTCGTGAACATGCAGGCCGACCTCGCCCGCATCGCATCGGCTGACTTCGCCCATGTCGACGTGATGGACAACCATTTCGTCCCGAACCTCACCTTCGGACCGCAGATGGTCGAGCGCATCCAGGCAACCAGCCCGATCCCGCTCGACGTGCATCTGATGATCACCGACCCCGACCGGTGGGCCCCCGGCTACGCCGAGCTAGGTGCCGCGAGTGTGACCTTCCACCTCGAGGCCGCGGCCGACCCGGTGGCGCTCGCTCGGCGGCTGAGGTCGATCGGCGCCCGCGCCGGCGTCGCGATCAAGCCGGGCACGCCGCAGCAGCCGCTCTACGAGATCCTCGACGAGTTCGACCAGATTCTGGTCATGACCGTAGAGCCCGGCTTCGGCGGCCAGGGATTCATGCCAGAGACCATGCCCAAGCTGCGGGCGCTGCGCGACGAGGCCCGCCGCCGTGGGTCCGACGTGTGGCTGCAGGTCGACGGCGGGATCTCGGACGCCACCATCGCGCAGGCGGCCGAGGCCGGCGCCGACACCTTCGTCGCAGGCTCCGCCGTCTACGGCGCCGATGACATCGCGGCGGCCGTCACAGGTCTTCGGGACCGCGCACGAGCGGCTAGCCTGGAAGCGTGAAGACTTTCGACGAGCTGTTCGCCGAGCTCAGCGCCACGGCGCTCGCGCGCCCCGAGGGATCGGGTACCGTCGCACAGCTGGACCGCGGCGTGCATGCCATCGGCAAGAAGATCGTCGAAGAGGCCGCCGAGGTGTGGATGGCCGCCGAGTACGAGTCGAACGAGAACGCCGCCGAGGAGATCTCGCAGCTGCTCTACCACCTGCAGGTGATGATGCTCGCCAAGGGGCTGAGCCTGGAGGACGTCTACCGACATCTGTGAGCCCGTGCCCACAGACCGTTCGATCCGAAAGACACCCATGCTCCGCATTGCCGTTCCGAACAAGGGCTCGCTCTCCGAGACCGCCGCCGACATGCTCGCGGAGGCCGGCTACGTCGGCCGCCGCGACCCCAAGACCCTGCACGTGATCGACGCCGACAGCGACGTCGAGTTCTTCTACCTCCGTCCCCGCGACATCGCGACGTACGTGGCCTCCGGTGCCCTCGATGTCGGCATCACCGGCCGTGACCTGCTGATCGACGTGCGTCAGGACGATGCCCGCGAGATCGAGCAGCTGGGCTTCGCCCGCTCGACGTTCCGCTTCGCCGCCCCTCCCGGCCGCTATCGCACGGTCGCCGACCTCGCCGGCGCTCGCGTGGCATCCGCCTACCCCGGCCTCGTCGACGACTTCCTGCGCAAGCACGGTGTCGAGGCGGAGCTCGTCTCGCTGGATGGCGCCGTCGAATCGGCCGTGCAGCTCGGCGTGGCCGACGTGATCGCCGACGTCGTCGAGACCGGCACCACACTTCGCCAAGCCGGGCTCGAGATCTTCGGTCCGGTGATCATCGAATCCGAGGCGGTGCTGATCAGCCGCCCCGGTGACGCCCCAGGCACCGACCGCCTGCTACGGCGCCTTCGCGGCGTGATGGTCGCCCGCCAGTTCGTGCTGCTCGACTACGACCTGCCCGCGAACCTCGTCGACCAGGCCGTCGCCATCGCAGGCGGTCGCGAATCGCCCACCATCTCGCCGCTGCGCGATCCGGAATGGGTGGCCGTGCGGGTGATGATCCCGCGAAAGGGCATGAACCAGGTGATGGACGACCTGTACGCACTGGGCGCCAGGGCGATCCTGGTCACCGCGATCCACGCTGCGAGGCTCTGATGACACTCGCAGCACGCGTCATCCCGTGCCTCGACGTGGCCGCAGGCCGCGTCGTCAAGGGCGTCAACTTCCAGAACCTGCGCGACATGGGCGATCCGGTCGAGCTGGCCTCGCACTATGCGGCGCAGGGCGCGGACGAGATCACCTTCCTCGACGTCACAGCGACGGTGGATGCCCGCGCGACGACCTACGACGTCGTGCAGCGCACCGCCGAGCAGGTGTTCGTACCGCTCACCGTCGGCGGGGGAGTGCGAGAGGTCGAGGACGTCGCCCGCCTGCTCTCGGTCGGTGCCGACAAAGTGGGTGTGAACTCCGCCGCGATCGCGCGTCCGGATCTAATCGGCGAGATCGCCGACCGGTTCGGCGCACAGGTGCTCGTGCTGTCGCTCGACGTCAAGCGTGCGGCGACCACGCCGTCGGGGTTCGCGGTCACCACACACGGTGGACGCACTGAGACCACGCTGGATGCACTCGAGTGGGCCCGAGAGGCCATCGAGCGCGGCGCCGGCGAGCTGCTGGTGAACTCGATCGACGCCGACGGCACGAAGGACGGCTTCGACCTCGAGCTCGTGCGGCTGATGCGCGAGGTCTCGTCTGTTCCGGTCATCGCCTCCGGCGGCGCAGGGAAGACCGCGGACTTCGCCCCCGCGATCGAGGCAGGAGCGGACGCTGTGCTCGCGGCGAGTGTCTTCCACAGCGGCCAGCTGACCGTCGGAGACGTCAAGGACGCCCTCCGCGAAGCGGGAGTGGTGGTGCGGTGATGGGCTCGCTGGACGCGGACATCGCTCGCGTGGTCTGGAACGACGCCGGCCTCGCCCCCGTGATCGTGCAGCAGCACGACACGCGGGAAGTGCTCATGCTGGCGTGGATGGATGCTGAAGCGCTGCGCCGCACGCTGACCGGCGGACGCGCGGTGTACTGGTCCCGCTCGCGCCAGGAGTACTGGCGCAAGGGCGACACGTCCGGCAACACCCAGCGGGTGCACAGCGTCGCCGTCGACTGCGACGGCGACACCATCCTGCTCGCGGTCGACCAGCACGGACCGGCATGCCACACCGGAACGCGGACCTGCTTCGACGGCAGAGAACTCGCCTTCACGCCGATCGAGGAGCCAGTCGAATGATCCGCCGCGCGCGCATGCTCGCCGTCCTGGGCTTCCTGCTCGCCGGCGCCATCGGCATCATCTCGTCGACCCAGACCTGGATCACCGTGCGTCGCGCGGACGGCGGTGAGGATCTGCTCGTCGCCGGGGCGGATGCTGTCGCGCTGCTGGCTCCGCTCTCGCTGGCCGTGCTCGCGCTCGGTGCAGCCCTGTCGATCGCAGGACGCGTGCTGCGCTACGTCTTCGGCACCCTCGGCGCCGCCGGCGCTGTCGTGCTGCTGGTGAGCACGATTCCCCTTGCGGTGGATCCGCCACTCGTCGTCGTCGCCGCCGACGTGACCGAGGTCACAGGGCTCGCCGGCGATGATGCGCTGCACACCATCGTGGCGGGGCTGGTCCCGACTGCGTGGCCATCGGTGGCGGTCGCCGCCTGGGTGCTTCTGCTGCTGGCATCCGTCTTCGTACTCGTCACAGCACACCGCTGGAAGAGCGGCGGGCGCCGATACCGGTCGGCGTCAGAAGCAGAGCATCACGAATCCGGGCCGCTCGACGCCGTCGATTCCTGGGACGAGCTGTCTCATGGCACCGATCCGACCGACACTGCCCGATAGACTGAACGCATTCGCCTAACCTCCCGGAGGAGAACATGACCAACCCGATCGCCGATCCCGGACACGGACACTCGCCTGCTGCCTGGACGGCCGTTGTGATCATGCTGGTCGGCTTCGCCGCCGGAACCGTCTTCTTCGTCCTCGACATGCCGGTGGCGGTCGTCGTCTCCGCAGTCGTAGTGCTCGCAGGACTGATCGTCGGCTGGGCGATGGCGAAGGCGGGCTGGGGTGTGAAGGGCCCGAAGTACGCGCCGAAGGCACACTGATGGTGCTCGCCGACCTGACGGCCGGCGCGGTGCAGGACGCCGAGAAGCGGGCGCTGACACGCCCGCTCTCCGTCGTGGAGCGCGAAGCGGCTGAACGGCCTGCCGCGAGGAATGCCCTGGCAGCCCTCGCCCCGGCCGATCACGTCAAGATCATCGCCGAGGTCAAACGCGCCAGCCCTTCGCGTGGCGCCTTGGCCGCGATCCCCGACCCCGCACTGCAGGCGTCCCTGTACGAGCAGGGCGGAGCCTCTGCGATCAGCGTCCTCACGGAGGAACGCCGATTCGGCGGCAGTCTTGCCGACCTCGAGGCCGTGACGTCGCGCGTGGCGCTCCCGGTGCTGCGCAAGGACTTCATCGCGACGCCGTACCAGGTGTTCGAGGCCCGCGCCACCGGCGCCGACCTCGTGCTGCTCATCGTCGCGGGACTGACTCAGAAGACGCTCACCGAACTGCACACGCTCATCCTCGAGCTGGGGATGACTCCGCTGGTCGAGACGCACTCCGCTGAGGAACTCGAGGTCGCCATCGACCTCGGCGCAGACCTCATCGGCGTCAACGCCCGCAACCTGCACACCCTCGAACTCGATCGAGACCTTTTCGCCCGGCTGGCCGACCGCATCCCCGACACAGCGATCAAGATCGCCGAGTCGGCGGTGCTCGCGCCAGAGGACGTCACCCGCTACCGCGAGGCCGGCGCCGACGTCGTGCTGATCGGCGAAGCGCTGGTCACGGGTGACGCCGTCGCCACGCTGCGGAGCTTCCTGGACGCCGGCGACATGCCGATCACACAAGGAGGCGAGTCGTGAGTCTGCGCGACCAGCACGGTCCGTTCTTCGGTGACTTCGGCGGCCGCTACATGCCGGAGTCGCTGATCGCGGCGATCGACGAACTGACGGTGGCGTACGAAGACGCCATCGTCGATCCCGAGTTCCGCTCTGAGCTCGCGACACTCCTGCACTCGTACGCCGGTCGGCCATCGCCGATCACCGAGGTGCCTCGGTTCGCCGAGCACGCCGGGGGAGCGCGGGTGTTCCTCAAGCGCGAGGACCTCAACCACACCGGATCGCACAAGATCAACAATGTGCTCGGACAGGCGCTGCTCACCAAGCGCCTCGGCAAGACGCGCGTGATCGCCGAGACCGGTGCGGGCCAGCACGGCGTCGCCACTGCGACCGCGGCCGCACTGTTCGGCCTGGACTGCACGATCTACATGGGTGAGGTCGACACCGAGCGTCAGGCTCTGAACGTCGCCCGCATGCGCCTTCTCGGCGCGACGGTCGTGGCTGTCAAGACGGGGTCGCGCACGCTGAAGGATGCCATCAACGACGCGTACCGCGACTGGGTCGCCACCGTCGAGACCACGAACTACATCTTCGGCACCGCAGCGGGTCCGCACCCGTTCCCCGCCATGGTGCGGGACTTCCAGAAGATCATCGGCGAAGAAGCGCGCGCGCAGCTGCTCGA from Microbacterium sp. H1-D42 carries:
- the trpB gene encoding tryptophan synthase subunit beta gives rise to the protein MSLRDQHGPFFGDFGGRYMPESLIAAIDELTVAYEDAIVDPEFRSELATLLHSYAGRPSPITEVPRFAEHAGGARVFLKREDLNHTGSHKINNVLGQALLTKRLGKTRVIAETGAGQHGVATATAAALFGLDCTIYMGEVDTERQALNVARMRLLGATVVAVKTGSRTLKDAINDAYRDWVATVETTNYIFGTAAGPHPFPAMVRDFQKIIGEEARAQLLDEAGRLPDAVVACVGGGSNAIGMFDAFLDDESVKLYGVEAAGDGVDTPRHAASIERGRPGVLHGAKTYVLQDEDGQTIESHSISAGLDYPGVGPEHAWLSDIGRAEYIPATDDEAMQALRLLTRTEGIIPAIESAHALAGALRLGRELGPEGLIAICLSGRGDKDMDTAARYFQLYDGEDGAQ